CTAACAGTTTGGTTGACTTGTAACCATCGTTGGGCAATGGGGGCAATAATTAAAGTATATTCTTGTTGTTTGTTTAAAACATCAGAAAACAATTCAGGCATCAATTGATTATCTTTCGGCTCAAGGGATTGGGAAATTAAATCTTGACCCGCTTTTGTTTCTTTCTCTAACTCTTCAAGGGGTAATTCACTAGGAAGATAGGGGATTAAATTAATCTGTGACCACTCAATTAATTGGTCTGAAGGAATGATAACTGGTTGATGGTTCACGGCATCATCCATCGCCTTTTTATCCCGTTGTAAATCCAAATCTATGCCCCGATGACTGATTAATTTCGGGAAGCTTCCATTATGCAGTTTACTGCCCCTAAAGGGCTTCGCCCCGTGCATTTGATAACTAATGCGTTTTCTGCCTGTTTCGGTCACAATGGGCATAACATCAATCCCTAACTGTTGCAGTCTGCCAATAAAAATGGTCATCGTTGGCTGGTCAAGACTGGCTGCATCAATGGCTGCCTGTAACTTAACAGAAATCGGAATTTCTGGGGGTTCTGTCTGTTTTCCCGCCCTCAAATCCCTCAGTTCTCGTTTATATTTCTGTACCTGTCCGTGGGTTAAGGCTTTGCGGTTTCTTTCCCGACTGGGGGCAACAGGGGTTAGCTGATGTTCTTGTTCTAATTCCCTGATAATGGCTTCAAATCGCCGTTTATCCTGCCAATCATCGACTCTTTGACCATCTAGGGTAATCATATTAACGACGATGTGAATATGGTCGTGGTCATGGTTCCAATCATGGCCGGGGTCTTGTCGCTGATGGTCAATGACGACATATTGGTTATCAATGTAGCCTAATCGTTGAATGGCAAAGCTGGCAAGGGTTTGTTTGAGGTCATCGGACACAAAACCATCTTCAGGGGCAAAACTGAGTATAAAATGTTTGACAGGTTTGGTGGTGGTGCGCCGTTGGTCGGCACAATTATTAAATTCTTGGGTTAATTGGTCGATGGTTTCTCCGGCGGCATTGCCTCCAATAATTCTCGCCCCTTTATCGCTGGCCAACAGGTAACGAAATAATCCCCCAAAGTTACTGCCGTGTTCAATATGTCCTATCATTGGCTTAACTTAGTTTGGCTAACAAAACCCTTAATCATTAATCATTAATCATTAAACCCTTAATAATCAATCAGAAAGGGAGTCAGATTAGAGATAATTCAAAGATTATAGATGAGAGCCGTTTAACAGTTATCAGTTATCAGTTAAAAGTTTTGATAACTCTTGACTGTTCACTGATTTAATATCCCCAATAATTCAAGCACAAGATTGACGGATTACCTGTATAGTACCACTAGACATTGTTTCGGGTTTTGGACTAACCATAATTTCAATGTTTTGACCTAATGCAACCAGAAAAGATAAAAGTTTTTCTAAAGAAAAATCTGACAATCGACCCTTCTTTAAATTCGTCACTTGAGATAAATCAATGGTCAAAATTCTCGCCACTTCTGAATCAGCTAATTGTCTCTCATCAATTAGATCATAAATGAGTGAAGCTAGTTTGACTTTAGCCAACTTTTCTGAAGCATTACTAAATCCTAAATCGGCAAAAAAGTTTCCTGAACTGATCGTAAACTCTGGCATTTTTTTATTGCTTACTTACAAAATTGGCATAAAGGTTATTAAGTCTTGGTATTCATTAAGAAAAGCGGCTTCAGCAATAATCATTAATTCCTCGATGATTTGTCCCATAGTCATATTTTCATTAATCATGAAAATTCCTGGTATATGACGTTTATTTTTCAAGTGATCTGATAAATGGATCGGCATAGTTTTCCGATTATTAGTGACTAAAATAAAGCCATTGTCTTCACACCAAATAAGAATATCTGGGTCAGAAGTTCCTTTACTGGGTGCATTGGGGTCACCAATAACCCACACTTCTAGATTGGGATAACGCCTTAAAATCTGGGTACGAAGTTGTAAAGGAATGTGTTCATCCAGTAAGTATTTAATGGTCATGAATTAAATGGTCACTCACAGAGACGCAAGTACAGTTTGGGATTCGGTTTCAGTGTCTTTTTGGGCTTGAAATTGTCGTAACTTTTCTAAAAATGGTGGGGGATTATTTTTTTGTTGTTCTCGCATCTGTTGTCCCCAAGCTAACCAATCGGCAATATAGGCACTGACAGCTTTTTGATTGGCATGGTAGTACAAAATCGTCGCATAAACTTGTTCTAAGGTCAGGGTATGGAAATGCTCTGCAATGGCTTCTGGGGATTGTGCGCGATGGATATATTGGTAGAGGATATGTTCTATACCGATTCTTGTGCCTTTGACTCGAATATCGTCAGCACTGCTCATGTCAAAATAATCTTCTAATTGCATAGGTTTTTGTACCTTTAACTAATAACAGCAGTGGCGGTCTCGCTCCCGCGAGTGCCTTCGGCAACACTTTTAATGTTGAAATTTTTGGCACTTAACGAGGGACAATGGGGGTTAACCATTGCTCAGTTTTAGAACTCCAGACAACAGTAAATTTATCTTGAGGAATAGAGCAATTAGCGGTGGTTTCTCCTTTCTTATTCGTAAATTCAATCGAACATACTCCATCTTCATAATTGTCTATAATCGCTCCCTGTTCTCCTTTTCTCAGGCTAAATTCAGGAATGTCCGTTAAAAGTTCGATGACATCAAATAATTCTGGTTTATTCATCTTTCTATAATATACGTCGTTTAAATGCTTAACAGCTTATCGTTATTATTCATCGACAGTTGACAAAAGATCACTAATATTGATCACTTATTATTTTAGCCCGAAGGGCTCCCCCGCAACTTGTAAAGAATGTCTCTGAACGCAGGTTCATTATTCACAGGTTACTGAATTTACACCTGATAATTCCAACCTTATTTGTTTAATCGTTGGCTGTAGTTGTTCAATTAAGGAGATCGCTTCGATTAAACTATCAGGACTAGGAAGGGATGGGGGAAGGGGTTGACCTTGTTGTTTAGCCGTATTCAAAACTTTGGCAATTTGATTAATATTGTTGCCCAAGGCGGATAATTGAGCCGAAATCCCCCCTAATTCTCGGTAAGCCTCCCAATTGACAGGGGGAACCCTAGCCGGAAGAACGGGTAAACCTTGAAGCTTACGGGTGATATAGGCACTGCGGGATAAATTAACAGATGAAGCTTGCTCATCGAGGTTCTTGAGTTCACTTTCTCGAAATCGAAGGGAAACGACTTTATCTTTGTTCTCAGGATTAGGCATAATGTAGTTAATAAGATTTCAATGAAGTGACAATTTGAGACAATTTCGTGGGGTAAAGGGAACGGGGAACGGGGAACAGCCTTGATTAGATTTTTAGATGGGTTTAAGATTTTAGGGGGGCTTGGGGGGAATACCCCCCAAACAGCAGCGCAAAGTTGGTTTTAGGCTTATTACTATAGTAATACATTGCGCCTGCTGGTTCTCCGCCATTTGTCGGCGATTGATTGACTCTAATGCCTCCTATTTGTACGGACATTCTCAGGACAAATCATGGGGTTTTCAGGGCTTTAAAATACTTATTTGGCGACAAATAAGTATTTTAAAGCCCCAAGAGTTGATCTCCATTAAACTTCATATCATAGTATTTACAGTGATTACTCGAATTAATTCTTCAATAAAACCTAATCTCTGTTGATTATTTCAAATATCAATCAATTAAACCCTAAGTTGCTCAAAAGGACTCTTATTTGGGGTCAAATAAGACCAAAAAAGTATTTAGAACAAATATACTAAAAAGCTTAAGGAAATGTTTAATCCAGTGCCAGATGAAGTTTCAACGCAGCATCAACTAATTGCATTAGTTCTTCGTTCAACAAACCTACCACATCCCCACTAATTCGTTGCTTGGAAATGGTTCGTATTTGTTGTGCTTGAACTTTAGAAGGTTTGGGTAAACCACTGTCTGATGGTGAGAGAAACACCTCAAACGGATAAATTCGACTGATATTGGAGGTAAGTGGCAAAATTGTCACCGTAGAAGCAGCATGGTTGTTAACATCATTGCTAATAATCAATACAGGACGGCGTTTGGCTATTTCTGACCCCACAGACGGGTTGAGGTTGGCATAATAAATTTCACCACGTTTCATCGCTTAACCCGTCAGCAACAGTTACATCCCAATCTTCATCAACTTCAGTAGAAGCCTGATGATAAGCCTCGAATAGTTCTTTTTCCTGCAATAAGGTCAAGGCAATTGAGATCACTTCAGAGCGAGATTTATACCCTTTAGCTGTCTTGTAATGTTCGATAAACCTTGTCAGGGTAGGAGACAACGATATGGAGAGTTTTTGCGACTGCATAGTAAGACTAAATAGTAATTTATAATCTTACTACTTATTTTACCTTTTTTTAGATGAACAAAAAAATTACGACCTACTTAGATAAAACTTAACTAACTTTTTAACTATAGTAAGCGATTAAAATACTACTATCCGTGAGAATAATCGGGGGATAATTCTTCATTAATTGGATTTTTGATGACGGTTTTTAATATAATTGGCTACGATGTTTTTACGATTTTCTCGTAATGATAAGTCATCAGGAGCGTCTTCAAGTAAATGTTTGGGGTGTCCTCCTCGTCTTTCTACTAGGGTTTGACGGGGTTGTAAGGTTTGCCAATGTTGATAAATTAGCTGTTTTAGCAGTTCTTCTGAGGTAATATTCTCTTTGGTGATGATTTCTGCTAGATAGCTTTCAGTTTCTTTATCTAGGTTGATAGATAACATGGGTGCTGGTTTTAATTAGGTTTTCTCTATTTTAGAGTCGAGTGTCTAAGTTGATCATAGCCTTAACTTAAAGTCGTATAAGCGTAATTATCCGACACAGTATGGTATTCTAAGGTCTTAGGGATCGGGATTTTTAGCCTGATCTTTCCTTGTATTTATCCGACGCTCATGCTCACCAATGCCACCCCTTCCCCTCTCAGTGAGGCTGACTTATTAGCTCGCTTTGCCCAGTTTGTCCGTCTCGATACCGCCGATGGCAATGCTTCTGACGATACGGTGAAAACCTACGCCTGTACGGTTAAGCAATTTCTCGGTTGGTGCGACGCGCAACGGCTTCATCCTCTCGATGCGACGCGAGATGACCTCAAATCCTATCGGCGTTGGTTAGTGGACGGTCAACAATACAAATGTGCCACCATCGCCTTGAAATTGACGGTGGTGCGTCGTTTTTATGCAGGGGCGGTGGAACGGGGGCTGATTCTGGCTAATCCGGCTTTGGGCATTAAACCCCCCAGGGAAACCATCGATCCGGCTGAGCGCATTAATTACCTCGAAGAAGCCGAAGTAACGCGGTTATTGGAGAGTTTGCCCACTGAGAATACGGTGGGGGCGTTGCGGGATAGGTTTCTGGTGGCCGTCATGGTTTTGGAGGGATGCAGAACCGTGGAAATGCACCGCGCTTCTATTGGGGATATTGTAAAACGAGGTGGTGATATCGGCATTCGGGTATCAGGAAAACGATCTCGACGCATTGTGCCGTTAACGCCTGATTTAGCCAAGCTGCTGAATAAGTATCTGAATGCTAGGAAGCGGTCAGGGGAGGCATTGTTAGCGGATACTCCTTTGTTTATTGCGTTAGATAAAAGGACGTATGGAGGGCGATTAAGTCGTCGTTCGATTCAGCGAGTAATTGATAAGTATTTACAGGCATCAGGGTTGAAAGAGCAGCCGACAAAACAAAAAAGCCCAAAACGGGCATCTAATCAGTCTCATCAACCGTCTAGCGGGGAGAAACAACGCTCTTCACAATCTGCTTCATCTACGTCTACTAAGTTTCAACAACCAGAGCGACAGTTGAGCGCACATTCTTTGAGGCATACGGCAGGGACATTGGCCATCAGGGCAGGTTCGGATTTAAGGCAGGTGCAGGATTTGTTAGGCCATGCTGATCCCAGGACGACTGCTTTGTATGCTCATGTGGCTGATCGGTGGCGCAATAATCCAGCCTTGAGGTTGGGGGTCAAGGTTCCGCTTTGAGGAACATAGCCTACTAGCGTCCAAATATGAGAATTATAAGACTTTTTCTATTCGTTTATAAGGAATCGTAAAAAAATGCTAACTTTTGGGAATACTCGGTAGTAAGAAGCGATTTAAGTCTTCTGATGTTTCTAGCTCCATGAACTACTCCAATCCGCTACGCTGAGATTGGAGTTTCTGTCGCTTCACCGAGGCAAGTTGCTGAAAACCTCCACAGGATTTAACTGTGGGTTTCTCAGTAGAGCTTTCCCCTCCACGATTAGGGACGCTAGTTCCTAACGCCCATGACAGCATAACCTCGGCACTAGCTACATCCCTGTCATTGGTGTAACCACATTGCTTGCATTCGTGAATGCGTTGCTCCAAGGTCTTTTTCTCTTGATGACCGCATTTAGGACAGGTTTGAGAAGGTTTTTTGACGGGGTGACAAGGGTTGGAAAAGGCTCACCGTCAGGGATTTAGAGATCAGCGATCGCCTGAAAAAATAGATTCAGCCCACCCGATAAACAGTACAAATAGTCTATCTAGACGAGAAAATGTCTAATTGTTAGAAATGAACAGAATTAATCTGCCCTAAAATGATAAAAAGGCTTGTTCAGTCATCATGTTCTTTCATCATCATCTATGGATTTTTTGCCTTTCTATCAGGACTATTTACAAAACGCATTATCAAAAAGTAAATTTTTACTTTTACGAATATTAATATGGCTTTTACAAGTTCATAAACAAGTTAGAATAGAACGGTTAGCGGCTTATCTTCCTCTTCCTATTCTATACGAAAGTCGTAGAAAGAAGATTCAAAGATTTTTAGTCGAACCGTGCTTAAGCCTTGTCTTATTATGGTTTCCTCTGATAAAATTAATAGTAGAACGAGAATTTAAACCAGGAAGTCGTTTAACTTTAGTTTTGGATAGGACTCAGTGGCAGGATAAAAATGTGTTCATGATTAGTGTAGTTTGGAGAAAGAGAGCCTTCCCTATTTACTGGCAAATTCTAGAGAAAAAAGGAAGCAGCAACGTCAAAGAACAAATCGCTTTAATCCGACCGGTCTTGAAATTATTTGCCGACTATGAGTT
The window above is part of the Rippkaea orientalis PCC 8801 genome. Proteins encoded here:
- a CDS encoding relaxase/mobilization nuclease domain-containing protein, which produces MIGHIEHGSNFGGLFRYLLASDKGARIIGGNAAGETIDQLTQEFNNCADQRRTTTKPVKHFILSFAPEDGFVSDDLKQTLASFAIQRLGYIDNQYVVIDHQRQDPGHDWNHDHDHIHIVVNMITLDGQRVDDWQDKRRFEAIIRELEQEHQLTPVAPSRERNRKALTHGQVQKYKRELRDLRAGKQTEPPEIPISVKLQAAIDAASLDQPTMTIFIGRLQQLGIDVMPIVTETGRKRISYQMHGAKPFRGSKLHNGSFPKLISHRGIDLDLQRDKKAMDDAVNHQPVIIPSDQLIEWSQINLIPYLPSELPLEELEKETKAGQDLISQSLEPKDNQLMPELFSDVLNKQQEYTLIIAPIAQRWLQVNQTVSYQSKHHVIEYESGKLTIKDNQGNYQMMAVAVGTDQQNQTIWQSGNLPLNSPGLTQEDVERFTSSKMEKAIKEIEGKLNQATSQSSQPRRRRRR
- a CDS encoding plasmid mobilization protein, coding for MPNPENKDKVVSLRFRESELKNLDEQASSVNLSRSAYITRKLQGLPVLPARVPPVNWEAYRELGGISAQLSALGNNINQIAKVLNTAKQQGQPLPPSLPSPDSLIEAISLIEQLQPTIKQIRLELSGVNSVTCE
- a CDS encoding DUF433 domain-containing protein; translated protein: MQLEDYFDMSSADDIRVKGTRIGIEHILYQYIHRAQSPEAIAEHFHTLTLEQVYATILYYHANQKAVSAYIADWLAWGQQMREQQKNNPPPFLEKLRQFQAQKDTETESQTVLASL
- a CDS encoding helix-turn-helix transcriptional regulator; amino-acid sequence: MPEFTISSGNFFADLGFSNASEKLAKVKLASLIYDLIDERQLADSEVARILTIDLSQVTNLKKGRLSDFSLEKLLSFLVALGQNIEIMVSPKPETMSSGTIQVIRQSCA
- a CDS encoding type II toxin-antitoxin system PemK/MazF family toxin, encoding MKRGEIYYANLNPSVGSEIAKRRPVLIISNDVNNHAASTVTILPLTSNISRIYPFEVFLSPSDSGLPKPSKVQAQQIRTISKQRISGDVVGLLNEELMQLVDAALKLHLALD
- a CDS encoding ribbon-helix-helix domain-containing protein; the encoded protein is MQSQKLSISLSPTLTRFIEHYKTAKGYKSRSEVISIALTLLQEKELFEAYHQASTEVDEDWDVTVADGLSDETW
- a CDS encoding DUF4926 domain-containing protein, with translation MNKPELFDVIELLTDIPEFSLRKGEQGAIIDNYEDGVCSIEFTNKKGETTANCSIPQDKFTVVWSSKTEQWLTPIVPR
- a CDS encoding tyrosine-type recombinase/integrase: MLTNATPSPLSEADLLARFAQFVRLDTADGNASDDTVKTYACTVKQFLGWCDAQRLHPLDATRDDLKSYRRWLVDGQQYKCATIALKLTVVRRFYAGAVERGLILANPALGIKPPRETIDPAERINYLEEAEVTRLLESLPTENTVGALRDRFLVAVMVLEGCRTVEMHRASIGDIVKRGGDIGIRVSGKRSRRIVPLTPDLAKLLNKYLNARKRSGEALLADTPLFIALDKRTYGGRLSRRSIQRVIDKYLQASGLKEQPTKQKSPKRASNQSHQPSSGEKQRSSQSASSTSTKFQQPERQLSAHSLRHTAGTLAIRAGSDLRQVQDLLGHADPRTTALYAHVADRWRNNPALRLGVKVPL
- a CDS encoding DUF5615 family PIN-like protein, giving the protein MTIKYLLDEHIPLQLRTQILRRYPNLEVWVIGDPNAPSKGTSDPDILIWCEDNGFILVTNNRKTMPIHLSDHLKNKRHIPGIFMINENMTMGQIIEELMIIAEAAFLNEYQDLITFMPIL